The segment ATGACTCACTCATTCAGACTCCCACAGCCGGCAGACACAGAACAACCACCTACCGGGTGCCAGACTCTGGGCCGGCCTCCCTCCTCTCCACCCATCTCATTCTTTCCTACATGGGCACTCAGATCAATCTGCAGACGGCTCAGAAACAGACCCGGCGGTCAGGAGAAGGAAGACGAGCAGAAGAACCAACAAACGAGTCGGAGAAGAACCCCAGACAGAGTTTCTTCTTGGTCTAACAGGATTTAAAAAGGTAAAGCCTTTTGTGTGCAGAGATTCTGTATTTGGGTAATTTTTGGGTGGAGTCGTTGACCCCTCCCATGACTCGGATTAATGAGACCTTTTGTGTTTCGTGCATTGAAGACAGGAGAGTCAGACATCACCTGTGATCTTTGTAGGGATCTATAACACGAACATATTCAGGATTTAGTCTTTGTAGCAAAGATCTGAGACGTTCTGGTTTTACTATAATTACACACAGGGAGAGTAAACTCTGCCAAGGCGACTAAGAGCAGGACAGACTTGCTTGTAAAGCAAAAAGTTAATAATCTAGAGAAAATCTTcaccgctgtttttttttcatcaaagctACAGAGGTGAAATGGCGACGCCCAAAAACACACCCAGAGGGGGAAACAGTCCTCTGTCCCCCAACCGCATCACTCGGCTCCAGGAGAAGGAGGACCTCTGCAACCTCAACGACCGCCTGGCCGTTTACATCGACAAGGTGCGCTCTCTGGAGGCGGAGAACGCCGGTCTGCGCATGCGCATCACCGAGTCCGAGACGGAGGTGACCCGGGAGCTGACGGGTCTGAAGGCCGCCTACGAGTCCGAGCTGGCCGACGCCCGCCAGACTCTGGACTCGGTGGCCAAAGAGCGAGCGAGGCTCCAGCTGGAGCTGGGCAAAGTCAGGGAGGAACACAAGGAGCTGAAGGCCAGGTGGGTCTACAGTCCGCCTCACACCGCGCGGTTTTAAAAAACTTATACAGACGCGTCCGAGTCGCTCTGTCTGAACGTGACACCAGAAAGTCTTGATGGTAACCCGCATCACGACGCACCGTCCATCAGATGCCGGATTGCATGGTTTCATGTTGCATCCGACGGATTTCTGATTAACAGCTTCAGACTCTACAGACGTGGTCGCAGCAGCACGCTGAACCTGAAAGCACTGAAGCATTGTGAATATTTACTGAGATACAAACCGGCAGAGGTTAAAACCTTCACGTGTTACATTAGAACGGACATGTTGGATGTTCAGGTCAGGGTTCCTAGTGGAACCAGgactttttaaaatcagttcCAACCGGGTGAGAGTTGAATTTGTTTTACTTGAAACTCTAATTTCCAGCTTACAATAGAAGAATTAGAGGGGAATTTACCTGCCTAAAGCAAAGagtacacattttaaatttaaaagcagggttttatatatatgtttgcCGTCTAAACTTGTAATTTAAACACTTGAAACTTCTGCTTTCTTTCAAATACGCTCTCAGATTTAATGCTTCTTAGGCGGGTGCCTTTTTATTCACAGGTTCCCCTTTATGTCAGGGGCCCTAAATTTGTTAAACGCGGCCCTGCCTGGTTGgtacattaacattttttataGTTACAATGGAAACATTATAAAGTAGCAAACAGAAACAGTCCAGTTCCCCCAGAAGGTGCTGCAGTATATCTGGTTCGCTGTTTATATTCAGTGTAACCGAATGTTTCGCTTCCTTTTTAACAGACGAATGagtaacacaaataaatgtgcaaaactttCCAGTAAAAGCGTTTCTTCTAGACGAGACACAGAAGAGCTTTTATCTGGTGATCATGGGACGCGAGGAGCCTGAAGGTTCATCTAAAACAACATCTTTAAGTGCAGAAAAATCAGAAATCCCCTCCGTGGGTCTGAAAGAAACAACATTAATAGTCGCAATTAGATATAATTAaacttttgttttgcatgtggaGGTTAACGATGGCAGTTTGAACATCTGAGGATCTTTCTAGAAACAATTTTAACAAATCTTAAtctcattttctttaatttacttGGTTAATTTCTGCACTGATGTTAACATATATTAGATAAATGCAGCTAATCTAAAGAAGGATCAGAAAGTAAATCGTGAACTGCTTTATGCTCTTAGAGGTGTAAACTGTGAATTAATCTGGGCTTTGGGGGGAACGTTCACACACAACATTCGGCCCGGTGAACATAACATGTGAAGCCTCAGCAGCTCATCAGCTCTGAACAGCAGAATCTTTTTTTAGGAGCGGCCTCTCCCTCCTCGTGGCTCCTTCCTGCCACATCCAGCTCCTGATGACTAACTCTTTCCCCGTCCTGCTCCTTCGCCATCATCACATACGTGGCAGAGTCCGCTGGTCCTTTCTCCTCCTCGTTTTTCCATGAATATCGGGGGAAACCTGCCTGTGTTGGGCCGGGCCCCGCTGTTGCTGCAGCAACCAAACACCGGCGGCTTGTGGTTAGCGGATCGCCGAGGACTGAGTCACAGGGGCGGAGCGGAGGGGGGGCCAGCGGGGCCCGGCCCACCGCCCACTACGGCTCTGCCTGAGGCCTGATCTGGGTTAAAAATGGATCTGTTTGTATTTATATGCTGTAAGAGGACCTCATGCATCCATGTGTGGAAAGAAATgctactacactgcaaaaacagatctaaaaattagcaaaatgttcttaaacatagtgcttttgtccttgatctgagcaggtaaatatgatcatttgccaatggaattagtattttgacccctaaattaagataattagacatcctgcacttgaaataagatgatggagatgaattgttcctgttttaagtgcacaaatcttattctattggcagatcatcttatttacccgctcaaatcaaggacagatacactagttttaagaatattttacttatttttagttccgtttttgcagtgtaacatcAACATTTATGATAACTATAGTTTTTTACCTGTAATTCAGCaatgttagtttatttattATGCAACAATTGAGACAGTTAAGCTAAATAATACATAGCTGCAGGTATTTTTAAGCAGTTTTCAACCTTATTCAAGAGAGAAATATTCTTCTAACCCACTTAGTGATCAGAAAATGACCAAAATGTGACGTATCTCCAAAAACGAGGCCTCAGTGTTCCCAGAGAGCCGTTCTGGTTCACGGAGGCCACGGTCTGGTTCTGGGCCTGAACACGAGCGGGACGAGCGGCTCACAGCTGTCTGGGTCTTCGCAGGAACACCAAGAAGGAGTCGGAGCTGGCAGCAGCCCTGCAGAGGCTCAAAGACCTGGAGGCTCTGCTGAACTCCAAGGACGCCTCTCTGACGACGGCGCTGGGAGAGAAACGCAACCTGGATGTGGAGAACCGGGACCTGAAGGCCCAGGTGGCCAAGGTGAGACTCTCTGTCAGCGCATCAGcgttaaaaacatttagtttcgCTGTTCTGTGGCAGTAGACGTTGCAGATTCTGACCCTGTCTTCTGTCCTAGCTGGAAACCAGTCTGGGCGACGCGAAGAAGCAGCTGCAGGATGAGATGCTGCGGAGGGTGGATGGAGAGAACCGCATCCAGACTCTCAAAGAGGAGCTGGACTTTCAGAAGAACCTCCACTCTGAGGTTCCCCTTAAACCTTCTTCTCTCACACGGCTGGTTAATAATGGGGCCAACAGAGTTTTTCTCTGTTCCACCAGGAGCTGCGGGAGATAAAAAGGCGCCACGAGTCTCGGATGGTGGAGCTGGATAGCGGCCGCCAGCAGGAGTTTGAGAGCAAACTGGCCGAAGCGCTGACGGAAATGCGCGGCCAGCATGATCTGCAGATCAAAATGTACaaggaggagatggagaagaCCTACAACTCAAAGGTAGATCACCAGAGACCAACCTGCAGCTGCTAGAGCAGCTTCTGGACATGCAGACCCTGCAGACACCCAGTGGACCATGATCTCCTCTGTTAGGAAAATGATCTAGAGTTAAAAATGAGACAACCTGACAGCTGGAGCTCagtgcacactgcaaaaagggaactaaaagtaagcaagattttctgaaaattagtgtatttttccttgatttgaacagctaaataagactatttgccaatgtgatgagtatttttacccctaaaataagataatttcacatcctgcacttaaaataagcgGATGGAGATGAATCGTTCtaattttaagtgaaaaaatcttattccattggcaaatagtcttatttagctgctcaaatcaaggaaaaataccaacgtttcaagaacattttacttactttgagttccctttttgcagtgcagactgGGGTTGaacaaaacaagttattttaatggcctagtcaaaggccagaACCTCATCCAGACTGTAGGCGGTAGGTGGGAACCAAGcagaaacaaatgaacagaGGAGATGATGCCGGGTCGTCTCCAGATGCATGAAACCTAAACTCTGAAGATTTTAACTCAGGAAGGACACGCAGTGTGGCTCAGCTGGTTTTTGCTGACTCTGTGTTTCCGTCTAATCCACCGTGGGGTTTCCACCCGGCAGCTGGAGAGCGCGCGCCAGTCGGCGGACCGGAGCAGCCACCTGGTGGGAGCGACACacgaggagctgcagcagaccCGGATCCGCCTGGAGTCCACGTCGGCTCAGCTCAGCCAGCTGCAGAAACAGGTTCTCACAACTTCTCGTCTCGCTGCCGTTAACAGGGACATTCAGGGTGGTCCAGCTCACCTTAACTCCTgtttaaatcacaaaatatGTCATTGTGTCCGTGCTTTGCTGTGAATTAACTCCCTGGGTTAGTCTCACATGAACTCATTCTGCAAAAATAACCACCGACCACTTTCTCTATAGCATATAGCATCACCCTACGCTACAAAAAGGGACTACGAGtatgtacaattttcttgatattagtgtatttttccttgatttgagcaggtaaatgagactatttgccacTGGAATAAGattattgcacttaaaataagaacaattcatctctataatcttatttcaagtgcaggatatctaacgATCTAATTTAAGGGGTagaaacactcattccattggcaaatagtcttatttagctgctcaggcccgtattaagacaatgtggtgcccctgggcactatacctcaaccccccccccccccccccttacccgtgctgtcctccggtcaaaaacatcagacataatcaaggggatttctgtaatgtaatttactatttactaacttacacaactacatgtaggcatatgagcagtgagcaatattcaaatattgttgaaatcaaaaaaatcttgatttattttttatttattattattgtgacatcaatgttcacaaaacgaataatgcatggtctttcaacaatttcaagtaaataatataacaatttatgaaaaatatatttttaaagcgtgtgtcatgtggtgcccccccatggttggtgcccactggcccttatggataatccggccctgtaGCTGCTcacatcaaggaaaaatatacaaatttcaagaaaatgttacttacttttagttattGTTGCAATGAAAATGTTCATAAACTTTTCCAGCTGCTTTGACCTTGAAGCTTCTCCATCTTTGATGCTCTGTCTGGTCCAGCTGGCGGCCCGCGAGGCCAAGCTGAGGGAGCTGGAGGACGCTCTGTCCCGGGAGCGGGACACCACCCGCCGCCTGCTGGGGGAGAAGGACCGGGAGATGGCCGAGATGAGGCAGCggatgcagcagcagctggacgaGTATCAGGAGCTGCTGGACGTGAAGCTGGCTCTGGACATGGAGATCTGCGCCTACAGGAAGCTCctggagggagaggaggagaggtaGGGTTCACCAATGTTAGTCAATTTATTATGCAACAACTGAGACAGTTAAGCTAAATAATACATAGCTGCAGGTATTTTTAAGCAGTTTTCAACCTATAAACTGGAGCTCAATAAACTGACTgcttaaaccaggggtgtcaaactcattttggtttaggggtcgcatacagcttaatctgatctcaagagggccacatgagtaaactcattgcaagattaaatagaactaataaatgtggacttgttgttgatttttatattaagttaatttcacttttacacaatatattatgaataacctcagcgtttttaagaaaagtatgtgcaatttcaacaatacttttactcagttaaacatttaccgatcacagtgattatacaatgttgaaaaacatttattcacattttttggaacctaaaaacactgtcctgcatgacaaaatacatcaaacagataaaaattaagaaattatttgaattttccacacctgaagcttaatctgctaattaaaacacagcgcccctcgtggacaatataggaactgcatattttcaattaaacaaagtacatgtttt is part of the Fundulus heteroclitus isolate FHET01 chromosome 13, MU-UCD_Fhet_4.1, whole genome shotgun sequence genome and harbors:
- the LOC105916913 gene encoding lamin-A isoform X1; protein product: MATPKNTPRGGNSPLSPNRITRLQEKEDLCNLNDRLAVYIDKVRSLEAENAGLRMRITESETEVTRELTGLKAAYESELADARQTLDSVAKERARLQLELGKVREEHKELKARNTKKESELAAALQRLKDLEALLNSKDASLTTALGEKRNLDVENRDLKAQVAKLETSLGDAKKQLQDEMLRRVDGENRIQTLKEELDFQKNLHSEELREIKRRHESRMVELDSGRQQEFESKLAEALTEMRGQHDLQIKMYKEEMEKTYNSKLESARQSADRSSHLVGATHEELQQTRIRLESTSAQLSQLQKQLAAREAKLRELEDALSRERDTTRRLLGEKDREMAEMRQRMQQQLDEYQELLDVKLALDMEICAYRKLLEGEEERLRLSPSPPPTRVTGSRSSTSVGHSRSIHGGSARSSPAKRRRPNDTDSEASSFTGGAVARTRITQQASASGRVTVDEVELEGKYVRLSNKADEDQNLGNWQLKRQNGSNSPIVFKFPAKFTLKAGHRVTIWASNAGGVHNPPSDLVWKTQPSWGTGDQFQTTLISANGEEMAMRKVTRTQFEDEDEDMQVAHSTCADGEYNLRSRTVVCGSCGLPSDKSSNCSVSSASRSFRSGGISEGLVPHSYVFSTSTPRKTGARMENCPIM
- the LOC105916913 gene encoding lamin-A isoform X2, producing the protein MATPKNTPRGGNSPLSPNRITRLQEKEDLCNLNDRLAVYIDKVRSLEAENAGLRMRITESETEVTRELTGLKAAYESELADARQTLDSVAKERARLQLELGKVREEHKELKARNTKKESELAAALQRLKDLEALLNSKDASLTTALGEKRNLDVENRDLKAQVAKLETSLGDAKKQLQDEMLRRVDGENRIQTLKEELDFQKNLHSEELREIKRRHESRMVELDSGRQQEFESKLAEALTEMRGQHDLQIKMYKEEMEKTYNSKLESARQSADRSSHLVGATHEELQQTRIRLESTSAQLSQLQKQLAAREAKLRELEDALSRERDTTRRLLGEKDREMAEMRQRMQQQLDEYQELLDVKLALDMEICAYRKLLEGEEERLRLSPSPPPTRVTGSRSSTSVGHSRSIHGGSARSSPAKRRRPNDTDSEASSFTGGAVARTRITQQASASGRVTVDEVELEGKYVRLSNKADEDQNLGNWQLKRQNGSNSPIVFKFPAKFTLKAGHRVTIWASNAGGVHNPPSDLVWKTQPSWGTGDQFQTTLISANGEEMAMRKVTRTQFEDEDEDMVAHSTCADGEYNLRSRTVVCGSCGLPSDKSSNCSVSSASRSFRSGGISEGLVPHSYVFSTSTPRKTGARMENCPIM